The following coding sequences lie in one Thermodesulforhabdaceae bacterium genomic window:
- a CDS encoding NifB/NifX family molybdenum-iron cluster-binding protein: protein MKIAIPVTDGRLSMHFGHCERFAFFDVDPQTGQILKKEEVLAPPHQPGFLPQWMAQQKVDLVLAGGMGGRALGLFAQYGIRVITGAPSLEPEQIVRSYINGTLQTGANVCDHGPDHRCG from the coding sequence ATGAAAATAGCCATTCCTGTTACTGATGGTCGACTTTCTATGCATTTTGGTCATTGTGAAAGATTTGCATTCTTTGATGTAGATCCTCAAACTGGTCAGATATTGAAGAAAGAAGAAGTTTTGGCGCCACCACATCAACCGGGCTTTCTGCCTCAATGGATGGCTCAACAGAAGGTTGATTTAGTGCTTGCTGGAGGCATGGGAGGGCGAGCTCTTGGTTTGTTCGCTCAGTATGGTATTCGGGTAATTACAGGTGCGCCATCTCTCGAACCGGAACAGATAGTCCGTTCCTACATCAACGGCACTTTGCAAACTGGTGCCAATGTGTGTGATCACGGACCAGATCATCGTTGTGGGTAA
- the ftsH gene encoding ATP-dependent zinc metalloprotease FtsH, with protein sequence MVVFLFNVFNKPQHSDFEVSYSAFLDAVEKGRVVQVTIQGNNVSGAFIDGKPFKTYAPEDAGLINILRKHSVEITAKPKEDSPWYMTILVSWLPMIVLIGVWVFFMRQMQAGGGKAMSFGRSRARLVHEGMTKVTFADVAGVDEAKQELQEIVEFLKDPKKFTKLGGRIPKGVLLVGSPGTGKTLLAKAIAGEAGVPFLSISGSDFVEMFVGVGAARVRDLFYQGKKHAPCIIFIDEIDAVGRQRGAGLGGGHDEREQTLNQLLVEMDGFESSEGVILIAATNRPDVLDPALLRPGRFDRQVVVPVPDINGRESILKVHLKNKPLAPDVDVRTIAKGTPGFSGADLENLVNEAALLAARKNKEVIEMEDFEEAKDKVLMGLERKSIVLSEEEKKTTAYHEAGHALVARLLPETDPIHKVTIIPRGRALGLTQQLPENDRHTYSKEYLFNSICILMGGRVAEEIVLNKQTTGAANDIERATSIARRMVCEWGMSEKLGPLTFGKREEHIFLGREIARHQDYSEQTAIEIDREVRSIVEGCYEKAKNLLTENLNILHAIAQELLEKETLQKRDIDRIIESIKPGLISATSKEDSQSA encoded by the coding sequence ATGGTGGTATTTCTTTTCAATGTGTTTAACAAGCCCCAGCATAGCGACTTTGAAGTATCCTATAGCGCTTTTCTTGATGCTGTGGAAAAGGGTCGAGTTGTGCAGGTGACGATCCAGGGTAATAACGTATCCGGAGCCTTCATTGATGGGAAACCATTTAAGACCTACGCCCCTGAAGATGCTGGGCTAATTAACATCCTGAGGAAACATTCCGTGGAGATTACCGCCAAACCGAAAGAGGATTCTCCATGGTATATGACAATCCTTGTGAGCTGGCTCCCTATGATTGTGCTTATTGGAGTGTGGGTTTTCTTCATGCGCCAGATGCAAGCAGGTGGTGGTAAGGCAATGAGTTTTGGAAGGAGCCGAGCTCGCCTCGTCCACGAAGGAATGACAAAAGTAACTTTTGCAGACGTGGCGGGAGTTGATGAAGCCAAACAGGAACTCCAGGAAATTGTCGAATTTCTCAAAGATCCCAAGAAATTTACCAAACTCGGTGGAAGAATTCCCAAAGGTGTACTTCTCGTGGGTTCTCCTGGCACAGGTAAAACTCTTCTTGCAAAAGCCATTGCTGGTGAGGCTGGTGTGCCATTTCTTAGCATAAGCGGATCGGACTTTGTGGAGATGTTTGTGGGAGTTGGCGCCGCTCGAGTAAGGGATCTTTTCTATCAAGGAAAGAAACATGCTCCTTGCATCATATTTATTGATGAGATCGATGCTGTAGGGCGCCAGCGTGGAGCAGGACTTGGTGGTGGTCATGACGAACGAGAGCAGACTCTAAACCAACTCCTTGTTGAAATGGACGGGTTTGAATCTAGCGAAGGCGTAATCTTGATAGCGGCAACCAATAGACCTGACGTTCTCGATCCTGCTCTTCTTCGACCAGGGCGGTTCGATCGCCAGGTTGTTGTTCCTGTGCCGGATATTAACGGTAGAGAAAGCATTCTTAAGGTTCATCTCAAGAATAAACCGCTTGCACCAGATGTGGATGTGCGAACCATAGCTAAAGGCACTCCCGGATTTTCCGGCGCCGACCTGGAAAACCTCGTCAACGAAGCGGCGCTTTTGGCTGCTCGCAAGAACAAGGAAGTAATTGAAATGGAAGATTTTGAAGAGGCGAAAGACAAGGTGCTAATGGGGCTTGAACGAAAGAGCATAGTGCTGAGTGAAGAAGAGAAGAAAACTACAGCTTATCACGAAGCAGGACACGCTCTGGTGGCAAGACTCCTTCCCGAAACAGACCCAATACACAAGGTTACAATTATCCCAAGAGGACGGGCTTTGGGACTTACTCAACAGTTGCCAGAAAATGATCGACACACCTATTCGAAAGAATACCTTTTTAACAGCATCTGTATTCTTATGGGGGGGCGAGTTGCCGAAGAAATTGTGCTGAACAAGCAGACCACAGGAGCCGCTAACGACATTGAGCGAGCAACTTCCATAGCTCGACGTATGGTGTGCGAATGGGGCATGAGTGAAAAACTCGGACCGCTTACATTCGGAAAACGTGAAGAGCACATCTTTCTCGGAAGAGAAATCGCCCGACACCAAGACTACAGCGAACAGACAGCTATAGAAATCGATCGAGAAGTGCGATCCATCGTGGAAGGTTGTTACGAAAAAGCGAAGAATCTTCTTACTGAAAATTTGAACATCCTCCATGCTATTGCTCAAGAACTACTGGAAAAGGAAACGCTTCAAAAGAGAGACATCGATCGAATAATTGAAAGCATAAAACCAGGTCTCATTTCGGCAACATCCAAGGAAGATTCTCAATCTGCGTAG
- a CDS encoding DUF5320 domain-containing protein → MPGGDRTGPWGLGPMTGRAAGFCAGYGMPGFMNPIPGRGFWGWGWRRGGRGLGWGRGFRHRWFYRGWYSSPFAWGWGEVSSPEDRKAFLKDQLQALNDEMEAIRRELELLEKGAEEK, encoded by the coding sequence ATGCCAGGAGGAGATCGCACGGGTCCATGGGGACTTGGTCCCATGACGGGTAGAGCAGCGGGCTTTTGTGCCGGTTATGGAATGCCCGGTTTTATGAATCCCATACCTGGAAGAGGCTTCTGGGGATGGGGCTGGCGAAGAGGCGGTCGTGGATTAGGCTGGGGAAGAGGTTTTAGACATCGATGGTTCTACCGTGGGTGGTATTCTTCCCCTTTCGCCTGGGGCTGGGGAGAAGTTTCTTCCCCAGAAGATAGGAAGGCGTTCCTGAAGGATCAACTCCAAGCGCTAAATGATGAAATGGAAGCTATTCGCCGGGAACTAGAATTGCTCGAAAAAGGTGCTGAAGAAAAGTAG
- a CDS encoding acyl-CoA synthetase: MKEFPPFTSKERELFNSLGPETVQFLRRRYNRITRWVVADLVHRSAYRYPNKPALIFDDTTFTYSQLDEAINRVANALLSLGLKRYDRVAILAHNTTHHVLTWLGTAKAGGIYLAINYLLRGKDIAYCINHSEAEIFIVEDALYDLVAEARDQMPGVRHWIWSNQGSKIPAPDGWIDFDSWMAGASSEEPDVDLYIEDPVQLVYTSGTEALPKGVVLTNQSLLAEYMGCIVDGEYSTDDINLNALPIFHCAQRDVFLTPFFWVGATNILLPKADIPVILESIEKYRATVFFAPPTVWIGMLRHPDFDKRDLSSLQKGYYGASIMPVEVLKEIQRRLPSCQRLYNYYGQTELSPYHTILKPADQLRKPGSAGMGGLNMETALLDDFCNPIEGPGIPGEICGRGPHAMLMYFKDPDKTDEAMKGGWFHSGDVGVYDEDRYITVVDRKKDMVKTGGENVSTREVEEVIYKDPRVSEVAVIGLPHPKWVEAVTAVVVPKPGQTIREEEIFELCKKELAGFKVPKAVIVMESLPKTPTGKILKRDLRKAYQDFFSK, encoded by the coding sequence ATGAAAGAATTTCCGCCTTTTACATCTAAAGAGCGTGAACTTTTTAATTCCCTTGGCCCAGAAACAGTTCAGTTTTTAAGACGCCGCTACAATAGGATTACTCGCTGGGTTGTGGCAGATCTTGTTCACAGAAGTGCCTATCGCTATCCAAACAAACCTGCTCTTATCTTCGATGATACAACTTTTACTTATTCTCAACTCGACGAAGCCATAAACCGTGTAGCCAACGCTTTGCTTTCCCTTGGGCTTAAGCGATACGACCGTGTTGCTATCCTGGCTCACAATACCACACACCATGTTCTCACCTGGCTTGGAACCGCAAAAGCTGGCGGTATTTATCTCGCCATCAATTATCTTCTGCGAGGAAAAGATATTGCCTACTGTATAAACCACTCGGAAGCCGAAATTTTTATTGTAGAAGATGCTCTTTACGATCTTGTAGCGGAGGCTCGCGATCAAATGCCCGGTGTGCGCCACTGGATTTGGTCGAATCAGGGTTCGAAAATCCCCGCTCCGGATGGCTGGATAGATTTTGATTCCTGGATGGCGGGAGCGTCTTCCGAAGAGCCGGATGTTGATCTTTACATCGAGGACCCTGTGCAACTGGTTTACACGAGCGGAACGGAAGCTCTTCCAAAGGGAGTGGTGCTCACCAATCAGTCACTCCTTGCAGAATATATGGGTTGTATAGTGGATGGAGAATACTCTACGGATGACATAAATCTCAACGCTCTTCCCATCTTCCATTGCGCTCAAAGGGATGTCTTTCTTACGCCATTTTTCTGGGTTGGAGCAACCAATATTTTGCTTCCCAAGGCTGACATTCCCGTAATTCTGGAATCTATAGAAAAATACCGCGCAACGGTTTTCTTTGCACCACCCACCGTATGGATAGGAATGCTGAGACATCCTGACTTTGATAAACGTGATCTCTCTTCGCTTCAAAAAGGCTATTATGGAGCATCAATTATGCCCGTTGAAGTGCTTAAAGAAATTCAGCGGCGTTTGCCTTCCTGTCAGCGACTTTATAACTACTACGGTCAAACAGAACTATCACCTTATCACACTATCCTCAAACCGGCTGATCAGCTTCGTAAACCCGGTTCTGCGGGAATGGGTGGGCTTAATATGGAAACTGCTCTTCTTGATGATTTTTGCAATCCGATTGAAGGACCGGGCATTCCGGGAGAAATCTGCGGTAGGGGACCCCACGCGATGCTTATGTATTTCAAGGATCCCGATAAGACCGATGAGGCTATGAAAGGCGGCTGGTTCCATTCGGGAGACGTGGGCGTTTATGATGAGGATCGCTACATTACGGTGGTGGATCGCAAAAAAGACATGGTAAAGACGGGCGGCGAAAATGTTTCTACTCGCGAAGTAGAAGAGGTCATATACAAGGATCCCAGAGTCTCCGAGGTTGCGGTTATAGGACTACCTCATCCCAAATGGGTTGAAGCCGTTACAGCCGTTGTTGTCCCAAAACCTGGTCAGACGATTCGTGAGGAAGAAATTTTCGAACTTTGTAAGAAAGAGCTTGCTGGCTTTAAGGTTCCAAAGGCTGTTATTGTTATGGAATCGCTTCCAAAGACTCCAACTGGAAAAATCTTGAAGAGAGACCTTCGCAAAGCCTATCAGGATTTCTTTTCTAAGTAA
- the folP gene encoding dihydropteroate synthase: protein MFIAERKSYKISLPRGRELALGDRTYVMGVLNVTPDSFSDGGKFYGIDRAVERAREIIDAGADIIDIGGESTRPFSDPITLEEELARTIPVIEAIREFSDIPISIDTTKAEVVKRAIAAGADIVNDVSALRFDPEMVKVVAEYGVPVVLMHMLGTPKTMQQKPHYDCLFGEILGFLQERIEYAAKNSVAREQIIIDPGIGFGKTVTHNLRLIRDLAVFNTLERPILLGLSRKRFIGTVLNRSVEERELGTAVANTVGIIAGAHIVRVHDVAFQIDAIRMADAIRAGFFEENT from the coding sequence TTGTTCATTGCGGAGAGAAAGTCTTACAAGATAAGTCTCCCTAGAGGAAGAGAACTAGCTCTTGGCGATAGAACTTATGTCATGGGTGTTCTGAACGTTACTCCCGATTCCTTTTCAGATGGCGGAAAATTTTATGGAATTGATAGAGCCGTAGAAAGGGCCCGAGAAATTATCGATGCGGGAGCAGACATAATCGATATCGGGGGCGAATCTACCCGTCCCTTTTCCGATCCAATAACGCTTGAAGAAGAACTCGCCAGAACTATCCCGGTTATTGAAGCTATAAGAGAATTTTCGGATATTCCTATTTCCATTGACACCACCAAAGCAGAAGTGGTTAAAAGAGCCATTGCGGCAGGAGCCGATATAGTAAACGATGTTAGCGCTCTCAGGTTTGATCCAGAGATGGTTAAAGTGGTTGCTGAATACGGTGTTCCGGTAGTGCTTATGCATATGCTCGGAACACCTAAAACAATGCAACAGAAGCCTCATTACGACTGTCTATTTGGCGAAATTTTGGGATTTTTACAGGAACGGATTGAGTATGCGGCAAAAAACAGTGTAGCGCGAGAACAAATAATTATTGACCCTGGTATTGGTTTCGGCAAAACGGTAACCCATAATTTACGACTTATTAGAGATCTTGCCGTTTTTAACACATTAGAAAGACCGATACTGTTAGGACTTTCAAGAAAAAGATTCATCGGAACTGTTCTGAACCGTTCAGTAGAAGAACGAGAACTAGGAACTGCTGTAGCCAACACTGTTGGGATTATAGCCGGGGCTCACATTGTTAGAGTCCATGACGTAGCCTTTCAGATAGATGCCATTAGAATGGCTGATGCCATTCGGGCAGGTTTTTTCGAGGAGAATACGTAA
- a CDS encoding NifB/NifX family molybdenum-iron cluster-binding protein has protein sequence MKIAITTTGKDLNSPLCERFGRTPFFMVYDTESDSFEVFDNSVNLNAPQGAGLQTAQNIARQGVSCVITGHCGPKAFFVLQKAGIKVFLAQNVTVKDAIAALKDGKLQEAKAPDVEGHW, from the coding sequence ATGAAAATCGCCATTACGACAACAGGAAAAGATCTTAACTCACCCTTGTGTGAACGCTTTGGAAGAACCCCGTTCTTCATGGTTTATGATACGGAATCGGACTCCTTTGAGGTCTTTGATAACTCCGTAAATCTCAATGCACCCCAGGGAGCCGGCTTGCAGACTGCTCAAAACATAGCCCGTCAAGGGGTTTCCTGTGTTATCACGGGGCATTGTGGTCCCAAGGCTTTCTTCGTTCTGCAAAAGGCTGGCATTAAGGTCTTCCTTGCTCAGAATGTAACAGTAAAGGATGCAATTGCCGCCTTAAAGGATGGTAAGCTTCAGGAAGCTAAAGCTCCCGATGTGGAGGGACACTGGTAA
- a CDS encoding ATP-binding protein, with the protein MVIAVASGKGGTGKTTLAVNLAFVANPRPVQVLDCDVEEPNVHLFLKGQTLESKTVSVTIPSVDEEKCSGCEECSNFCQFKALVVIGKTVLVFPELCHSCGGCRLICPEKTIDEVPRPIGKVETLQVQNDLLLIYGTLSIGVAMATPLIREVKNSRDHGAPLTVIDCPPGTSCPVIESIKGADVVLLVTEPTPFGLHDLTLAVDTVRVLGIPFGVVINRAGQNYPSLYEYLEKEKIPLIGEIPLNRAVAQAYARGDLIINSVSGYRAKIEEIFSRLIDLAEKSKRV; encoded by the coding sequence ATGGTTATCGCTGTAGCTTCCGGAAAAGGAGGAACAGGAAAAACAACCCTTGCAGTGAACCTGGCTTTCGTGGCTAATCCCAGACCTGTTCAGGTGCTCGACTGCGATGTGGAAGAACCCAACGTTCACCTCTTTCTGAAAGGACAAACGCTCGAAAGCAAGACCGTTTCCGTTACGATTCCATCAGTAGATGAAGAAAAATGTTCGGGTTGTGAAGAATGCAGTAATTTCTGCCAGTTTAAAGCTCTCGTTGTTATCGGGAAGACAGTCCTTGTCTTTCCAGAGCTATGCCACAGTTGTGGTGGCTGCCGGCTTATCTGTCCCGAAAAGACTATCGACGAAGTGCCTCGCCCTATTGGCAAAGTAGAGACATTACAGGTTCAGAATGACCTGTTACTTATCTATGGAACTCTTTCTATCGGTGTTGCCATGGCTACGCCCCTTATTAGGGAGGTTAAAAACTCAAGAGATCACGGTGCACCTCTTACTGTAATTGATTGTCCACCCGGGACTTCCTGTCCGGTTATAGAGTCCATCAAAGGGGCGGATGTGGTTCTTCTCGTGACCGAACCGACTCCTTTTGGGCTCCACGATCTAACTCTAGCCGTTGATACAGTCCGAGTTTTAGGAATTCCTTTTGGAGTGGTGATCAACAGAGCAGGCCAAAACTATCCTTCTCTTTACGAGTATCTTGAGAAAGAAAAAATTCCTCTTATTGGTGAAATCCCTCTGAATCGTGCTGTAGCTCAGGCTTATGCCAGAGGTGATTTAATAATCAACTCTGTGTCGGGTTACAGGGCTAAGATTGAAGAAATTTTTAGCAGATTAATAGATCTGGCAGAAAAGTCCAAAAGAGTGTGA
- a CDS encoding DUF6125 family protein, which produces MSEYEYHKNVSKDVLIRWIMDGLRRTIVHYGCWFREVDYQVGIKKAVEVEHEAGDLSWSITVQRLSKVLGFEVEDGVPVALKNKTEKELWEILDAVCVNWLANDGVWFQAVEKVYGMDYAKRCNDTCWTRFSPYEAYRIKKLIGLSDLPGLDGLKKALSFRLYARINKQSIEDVDEKSFIFRMNECRVQVARKRKGLPDYPCKSAGLVEYPTFAEMIDPRIRTECVGCPPDEHPEDWWCAWKFTLVE; this is translated from the coding sequence ATGAGCGAGTATGAGTATCACAAAAATGTTTCGAAGGATGTTTTGATTCGATGGATCATGGACGGATTGAGACGAACCATTGTTCACTATGGTTGCTGGTTCCGTGAAGTGGATTATCAGGTCGGTATAAAAAAAGCCGTGGAAGTAGAACATGAAGCGGGAGATCTTTCCTGGAGCATTACCGTCCAGAGACTATCGAAAGTGCTTGGTTTTGAAGTGGAAGATGGTGTTCCTGTGGCTCTTAAAAACAAGACAGAAAAAGAACTCTGGGAGATCCTTGATGCTGTCTGTGTCAATTGGCTTGCAAATGACGGGGTCTGGTTTCAAGCTGTAGAAAAGGTTTACGGAATGGATTATGCGAAGCGCTGTAACGATACTTGCTGGACGCGATTTTCGCCCTATGAAGCCTATCGTATCAAAAAACTTATCGGACTTTCTGACTTGCCAGGGCTTGACGGGTTGAAGAAGGCTCTTAGTTTCAGACTCTATGCTCGGATTAATAAACAGTCCATCGAGGATGTGGATGAAAAAAGCTTCATTTTCCGCATGAATGAATGTCGGGTTCAAGTAGCCAGAAAACGTAAAGGACTTCCAGACTATCCCTGCAAATCTGCTGGTCTTGTTGAGTATCCTACCTTTGCTGAGATGATTGATCCACGGATCCGCACAGAGTGTGTTGGTTGCCCACCAGATGAACACCCCGAAGACTGGTGGTGCGCCTGGAAGTTTACGCTCGTGGAATAA
- a CDS encoding ATP-binding protein, producing MDEKIKEIVIISGKGGTGKTTLTAAFALLAGQVVVADCDVDAADLHLLLNPQVLERHEFWSGHEAFINKDRCSGCGVCQELCRFRAVVQKDGGFVVDPFSCEGCGLCVRFCPEGAIEFPERLCGEWMVSQTRVGPMAHARLFPMAENSGKLVAVVRKASQDLAKTHGISLVLVDGPPGIGCPVISSLTGAHAVVVVAEPTLSGEHDAERALSLARHFNIPAFLCVNKWDINPDGADRLEKMALDKGATLLGRVAYNAAVVTALINGLTVFEIEGEEFRRVGEEIEQLWDSLCKFIS from the coding sequence ATGGATGAGAAAATTAAAGAAATCGTAATCATCAGTGGAAAAGGCGGGACGGGAAAGACAACCCTTACTGCAGCTTTTGCTCTTCTGGCGGGACAGGTCGTGGTTGCCGATTGTGACGTTGATGCTGCTGACCTGCATCTACTTTTGAACCCTCAGGTGCTTGAGCGGCATGAGTTTTGGAGTGGGCACGAGGCATTTATAAATAAGGATCGATGTTCAGGCTGTGGAGTCTGTCAGGAACTCTGCCGCTTCAGGGCAGTGGTTCAAAAAGATGGCGGGTTTGTTGTTGATCCCTTTTCTTGCGAAGGGTGTGGGCTTTGTGTTCGATTTTGCCCTGAAGGTGCCATCGAATTCCCTGAAAGACTTTGCGGAGAATGGATGGTATCGCAAACTCGGGTGGGTCCTATGGCTCACGCTCGACTTTTCCCCATGGCAGAAAATTCAGGAAAGCTGGTTGCTGTAGTTAGAAAGGCATCTCAGGATCTTGCTAAGACTCACGGAATTTCACTTGTTTTGGTAGATGGGCCTCCCGGGATTGGTTGTCCGGTCATCTCATCTCTGACTGGCGCTCATGCGGTTGTTGTGGTTGCTGAACCTACTCTCTCCGGTGAACATGACGCCGAACGTGCTCTCAGTCTTGCTCGACACTTTAATATTCCCGCTTTCCTTTGTGTAAACAAATGGGACATTAACCCCGATGGGGCTGATCGCCTTGAAAAAATGGCCCTTGACAAAGGTGCAACTCTACTTGGAAGAGTGGCTTACAATGCCGCTGTAGTGACCGCTCTCATTAACGGCCTTACCGTCTTTGAAATAGAAGGGGAAGAATTTCGCCGAGTAGGTGAAGAAATAGAACAACTGTGGGACTCACTTTGTAAATTTATAAGCTAA
- a CDS encoding HD domain-containing phosphohydrolase: MEAPVAKVLVVDDDPLILKMINAFLTSKGYMCFLASNPDEALNIVHQNHIDIAIVDVILGEKSGIDLIQILRKSYPKLPCIVITGFEDEKTARLALDVGAYGYLSKPFSLLELLVNIEGNIRRRRLEDLRDNYEDNLQKTISEKTEGLRTSLDLQHKIIEGIVKAIGEVVEVRDPYTAGHQRRVASLAMSIAQVLGLPQETINAVYLSALLHDIGKIAVPAEILTKPSKLDAIEFELVKRHPRVAFKILENIPFPFPIHEIAYQHHERLDGSGYPEGLKGDKIRLEARILAVSDVVEAMMSHRPYRPALGKEAALEEICRNAGKLYDPIVTSACVEAFKSRGFEFRLIEPSWKYWEDNKSEKQSKLSEPCSERL, from the coding sequence TTGGAAGCCCCTGTAGCTAAAGTGCTAGTTGTGGATGATGACCCCCTCATTCTCAAAATGATCAACGCCTTCTTAACTTCCAAAGGCTACATGTGTTTTTTAGCATCTAACCCTGACGAAGCCCTTAACATCGTCCATCAAAACCACATTGATATAGCGATTGTGGATGTTATTCTGGGCGAAAAGTCGGGCATAGATCTTATACAAATTTTAAGGAAAAGCTACCCCAAACTTCCATGCATTGTTATTACAGGTTTTGAAGACGAAAAAACAGCACGTCTCGCTCTGGATGTGGGCGCTTATGGCTATCTATCAAAACCTTTCAGCTTGCTTGAATTACTTGTAAACATTGAAGGAAATATCAGAAGACGGCGATTAGAAGATTTAAGAGACAATTACGAAGATAATCTTCAGAAGACAATCAGTGAAAAAACAGAAGGTCTCAGAACATCCCTAGATCTTCAACATAAAATTATCGAGGGCATAGTTAAAGCGATTGGAGAAGTTGTAGAAGTTCGTGATCCTTATACAGCAGGGCATCAACGCCGAGTGGCATCTCTTGCTATGAGTATAGCTCAAGTCCTTGGACTCCCCCAAGAAACAATAAATGCCGTTTATTTAAGCGCTCTTTTACACGATATTGGTAAAATAGCGGTGCCAGCGGAAATTCTAACAAAACCAAGCAAATTGGACGCTATCGAATTCGAACTTGTGAAGCGCCATCCACGAGTAGCTTTCAAGATCCTTGAAAACATTCCCTTCCCTTTTCCTATCCACGAAATTGCTTATCAGCACCACGAACGTCTTGACGGATCCGGCTACCCTGAAGGACTAAAAGGTGACAAGATCAGGCTAGAAGCCAGAATTCTGGCTGTTTCCGATGTTGTTGAAGCTATGATGTCCCATCGTCCATATAGACCTGCTCTTGGAAAGGAAGCGGCCCTTGAGGAAATTTGTCGTAACGCAGGAAAACTCTATGATCCTATCGTAACATCAGCTTGTGTTGAGGCTTTTAAATCCCGCGGCTTTGAATTTAGATTAATAGAACCATCATGGAAATACTGGGAAGACAACAAAAGCGAGAAACAGTCAAAACTTTCCGAACCTTGTTCCGAAAGGCTTTAA
- the bioB gene encoding biotin synthase BioB, translating to MELSGIGKDDALKLIKVSDNELELLLEEARQIRYRFCGAKIHMCAIINARSGKCSENCAFCAQSSWYRTGAPEYPVIPVGEAIAKAKMMTNAGVERFSLVTSGGKLSKREFLQIIDIVRALREEIPSLAICASLGSLDEERAYALREAGVTTYHHNIETSEKFYPSICTTHTFSSRLETIRIAQEAGLKVCSGGILGMGESLDDRVDMMFTLRELDVSSVPINILNPIPGTPLEKQPPLPKNEIMKTLAVFRLVFPDGELRLCGGRERALGTLQKRALETAINWLMVGHYLTTKGNPLEDDLTVIREAESSFQEMKVTL from the coding sequence ATGGAATTATCTGGAATTGGAAAAGATGACGCCTTGAAGTTGATAAAAGTATCCGATAACGAACTGGAACTGTTGTTAGAGGAAGCTCGACAGATAAGGTATCGATTCTGTGGAGCCAAAATACACATGTGTGCTATTATAAATGCCCGTTCAGGCAAATGTTCTGAGAACTGCGCCTTTTGCGCTCAATCCTCCTGGTATCGAACTGGTGCTCCAGAATATCCTGTCATTCCCGTTGGTGAGGCTATCGCTAAGGCAAAGATGATGACAAATGCAGGAGTAGAGCGTTTTTCTCTCGTTACCAGCGGAGGAAAGCTAAGTAAAAGAGAGTTTCTACAAATTATCGATATTGTGCGAGCTTTGAGAGAAGAAATTCCATCGCTTGCTATCTGTGCCTCTCTTGGAAGCCTTGATGAAGAAAGAGCCTATGCTCTTAGAGAAGCGGGCGTTACCACTTATCATCATAACATTGAGACATCAGAAAAATTCTATCCCAGCATTTGCACTACTCACACATTCTCTTCCCGACTCGAAACTATTCGTATTGCTCAAGAAGCTGGTCTTAAAGTCTGCTCTGGAGGAATTCTCGGAATGGGCGAAAGCCTGGATGATAGAGTTGATATGATGTTTACTTTGCGAGAACTGGACGTTTCATCTGTTCCTATAAACATTTTGAACCCAATTCCCGGCACTCCTCTGGAAAAACAGCCTCCTCTTCCCAAAAACGAGATTATGAAAACTCTTGCGGTTTTCCGGCTGGTTTTTCCCGACGGGGAACTGAGGCTCTGTGGAGGGCGAGAGCGAGCTCTAGGGACATTACAGAAGCGAGCCCTTGAAACTGCCATAAACTGGCTTATGGTTGGACATTACTTGACCACTAAAGGAAATCCGCTGGAGGATGATCTTACAGTGATTCGAGAAGCGGAAAGCTCGTTTCAAGAGATGAAAGTGACCTTGTAA